A genome region from Colwellia sp. Arc7-D includes the following:
- the cysN gene encoding sulfate adenylyltransferase subunit CysN, which produces MSQTEDLLETDIEAYLKQHENKEMVRFFTCGSVDDGKSTLIGRLLHDSKMIFEDQLAAIKNDSKKSGTTGEAIDLALLVDGLQSEREQGITIDVAYRYFATDKRKFIIADTPGHEQYTRNMATGASTCDLAIILIDARHGVQVQTRRHSFICSLLGIKHVLVAVNKMDLVDYSQDRYQEIKKDYRKFADDLAFEDVRFVPISALNGDNVVEESSKMSWYPGATLMKLLNTIKVDDKKNFTQFRLQVQYVNRPNLDFRGFAGTVGSGHIRVGDEIVALPSGKESKIKSIVTFEGEIDRADHGMAVTLTLENEIDISRGEMIVKKGCLPASAKELSATIVWMHEDELEPGREYYIKHGSKLTTGHAIKIDHRIDVNTLEKFDVDQLALNEIGVVHMEVSEALHFDAYGDNKATGAFIIIDRLSNVTVGAGMINGALEAQEEHQYSAFEQELNTLVRKHFPHWGARDLLK; this is translated from the coding sequence ATGAGTCAGACAGAAGACTTACTTGAAACAGATATTGAAGCTTATTTGAAACAGCATGAAAATAAAGAAATGGTGCGCTTTTTTACTTGTGGTAGCGTTGATGATGGTAAAAGTACCTTAATTGGTCGTTTACTTCACGATTCTAAAATGATCTTTGAAGATCAATTAGCGGCAATTAAAAACGACAGTAAAAAGTCGGGCACTACTGGTGAAGCCATTGACTTAGCTTTGTTAGTTGACGGCTTACAGTCAGAGCGAGAGCAGGGCATTACTATTGATGTGGCTTATCGTTATTTTGCGACCGATAAACGTAAGTTTATTATTGCTGATACTCCTGGCCATGAGCAATATACGCGAAATATGGCAACAGGCGCTTCAACTTGTGATCTCGCTATTATTTTGATTGATGCTCGCCACGGTGTGCAAGTACAAACTCGTCGTCATTCATTTATTTGTTCATTGTTAGGCATTAAACATGTTTTAGTTGCTGTTAACAAAATGGACTTGGTTGATTATAGCCAAGACCGTTATCAAGAAATCAAAAAAGATTATCGTAAATTTGCTGACGACTTAGCTTTTGAAGATGTTCGCTTTGTGCCAATTTCAGCCTTAAATGGCGATAATGTGGTTGAAGAAAGTAGCAAAATGTCTTGGTACCCGGGTGCCACTTTAATGAAGTTATTAAATACGATTAAAGTTGATGACAAAAAGAACTTCACACAGTTTCGCTTGCAAGTGCAGTATGTTAACCGACCAAACTTAGATTTCAGAGGTTTTGCTGGCACCGTTGGCTCTGGCCATATTCGTGTTGGTGATGAAATAGTTGCACTACCATCAGGTAAAGAAAGCAAGATAAAATCAATTGTTACTTTTGAAGGTGAAATTGATCGTGCTGATCATGGAATGGCTGTTACTTTAACGCTTGAAAATGAAATAGATATCAGCCGCGGTGAAATGATAGTTAAGAAAGGCTGTCTTCCAGCATCAGCAAAAGAGTTAAGTGCTACTATTGTTTGGATGCATGAAGACGAATTAGAGCCAGGCCGTGAATATTATATTAAGCACGGTAGTAAGCTAACGACTGGTCATGCTATAAAAATTGATCACCGTATCGACGTTAATACGCTAGAAAAGTTTGATGTTGACCAATTAGCATTGAATGAAATTGGTGTTGTGCATATGGAAGTTTCTGAAGCATTACACTTTGATGCTTATGGCGATAACAAGGCAACAGGTGCTTTTATTATCATCGACCGATTGAGTAATGTTACAGTTGGTGCGGGCATGATAAACGGAGCGCTTGAAGCTCAAGAAGAGCATCAGTACTCAGCATTTGAGCAAGAGTTGAATACTTTAGTTCGTAAGCACTTCCCACATTGGGGCGCGCGCGATTTATTGAAATAG
- a CDS encoding SLC13 family permease, which translates to MLLTQWLLVAIFALTLIGLVFFPNKPERVFGSTTLLCLAASFVSTDDILSNAVNPGLVTLLLLVLCSFAYERTSIIRRISALMLNGKTTTASFRTLSFTALSSALISNTAVVATLISVVKKNTVVNPGKLLLPLSFAAILGGTLTLIGTSTNLIVNSLWLEQGQESLGFFDFTLVGGAALVACLLVILLRQNTLADMPSDQLEVKEYLVEAQVKPNSKLVGKSIEANGLRNLDTLFLVELVREGRLISPVTPDEVIQPEDRLIFSGDVSKVLVLQQFDGLTLFAQLDGLLRENLTEVLIKPDSAIVGETLKSAGFRARFDAAVVAIRREGTSLSGKLGDITVQAGDFLVLAVGSDFCARTNLTKNFYILSGHKPDNMLSGWRDSLAIFGFIIAIALTMFTSISLLASLMFYLALLILSGCLTVNEIKRRFPIEIWLIVLGALTLAQAFEHSGVAAIFANEIEQLLAGKSALIALVVIFFITLLLTEVITNSAAAALVFPVAYNIAIGLGVNPLPLVMAVAFGASGSFISPYGYQTNIMVFNAGNYKVADFIKFGWPITLTYSFVVLMLLPQIFPF; encoded by the coding sequence ATGTTGTTAACGCAGTGGCTACTTGTTGCAATATTTGCATTAACACTTATCGGGCTGGTTTTTTTTCCTAATAAACCTGAACGTGTTTTTGGTAGTACGACATTATTGTGTTTAGCGGCATCATTTGTCAGCACCGATGATATTCTTAGTAATGCCGTTAATCCTGGTTTAGTTACTTTATTATTATTAGTGTTATGTTCTTTTGCTTATGAACGCACCAGTATTATAAGACGTATTTCGGCATTAATGCTCAATGGCAAGACGACTACAGCCAGTTTTAGAACCCTCAGTTTTACCGCTTTAAGCTCAGCATTAATTAGTAATACCGCTGTTGTTGCTACCTTAATTTCGGTAGTTAAAAAAAATACCGTCGTTAACCCCGGTAAATTATTATTACCCTTATCATTCGCTGCTATTCTCGGTGGCACCTTAACCTTAATTGGTACGTCGACTAACTTAATTGTTAACTCTTTATGGCTTGAGCAAGGCCAAGAAAGTTTAGGTTTTTTTGATTTTACACTTGTCGGTGGTGCTGCACTTGTTGCGTGCTTATTGGTTATATTGCTACGTCAAAATACCTTAGCTGATATGCCAAGTGATCAGTTAGAGGTAAAAGAATATCTTGTTGAAGCACAGGTAAAACCAAACTCTAAACTTGTTGGAAAGAGCATAGAAGCCAATGGTTTAAGAAATTTAGATACACTATTCTTAGTTGAGTTAGTGCGTGAAGGTAGACTTATTTCACCAGTAACGCCTGATGAGGTTATTCAACCTGAAGACAGACTTATCTTTAGTGGTGACGTTAGTAAGGTATTAGTACTACAGCAATTTGATGGGCTTACTTTATTTGCTCAGCTTGATGGTTTACTGCGTGAGAACTTAACTGAAGTATTAATTAAACCTGATTCTGCTATTGTTGGTGAAACCTTAAAATCTGCAGGTTTTCGAGCGAGATTTGATGCGGCTGTGGTTGCTATTCGTCGAGAAGGTACATCGCTTTCAGGTAAACTTGGTGATATTACGGTACAAGCGGGCGACTTTTTAGTGTTGGCGGTTGGTTCTGATTTTTGTGCTCGAACAAACTTAACAAAAAACTTTTATATTCTATCAGGTCATAAACCTGACAATATGCTGTCAGGTTGGCGTGACTCGTTAGCTATTTTTGGCTTTATAATTGCCATTGCATTGACCATGTTTACCAGCATAAGTTTACTGGCGAGTTTAATGTTTTATCTAGCGTTGCTTATTTTATCAGGCTGTTTAACCGTGAATGAAATTAAACGTCGCTTCCCAATTGAAATTTGGTTAATTGTGTTAGGCGCCTTAACGTTGGCACAAGCTTTTGAACATAGCGGTGTCGCAGCTATTTTTGCCAATGAGATCGAACAATTATTGGCAGGAAAAAGTGCGTTAATTGCTTTAGTTGTGATTTTCTTTATTACCTTGTTATTGACTGAGGTTATTACTAATAGTGCCGCTGCTGCTTTGGTATTCCCAGTCGCTTATAATATTGCCATTGGCTTAGGCGTTAACCCTTTACCTTTAGTGATGGCGGTTGCATTTGGTGCGAGTGGAAGCTTTATCAGTCCTTACGGATATCAAACTAATATTATGGTGTTTAATGCCGGTAATTATAAAGTCGCTGATTTTATTAAATTTGGTTGGCCGATAACGCTTACTTATAGTTTTGTGGTGTTAATGTTGTTACCACAAATATTTCCTTTTTAA
- the cysC gene encoding adenylyl-sulfate kinase: MKTENTVWHTQQVSKTQRAELKKQKACLLWYTGLSGSGKSTIANAVDALLFQRDCHSYLLDGDNVRHGLNGDLGFSDEDRIENIRRISEVAQLFVDAGLIVSTAFISPFAADREIAAKKLGAGEFIEVFIDTPIAICEQRDPKGLYKKARAGEIKDFTGIDSTYEAPENPAIHIDTSDKSIEQCAQQVVDYLFEHGFI, encoded by the coding sequence ATGAAAACTGAAAATACTGTTTGGCACACTCAACAAGTGAGTAAAACGCAACGAGCTGAATTGAAAAAGCAAAAAGCTTGTTTATTATGGTACACCGGCCTGAGTGGCTCAGGTAAATCTACCATCGCTAATGCCGTAGACGCTTTATTATTTCAACGTGACTGTCATAGTTATTTACTTGATGGTGATAATGTTCGCCATGGCTTAAATGGTGATTTAGGCTTTAGCGATGAAGACAGAATTGAAAATATTCGCCGTATTAGTGAAGTAGCGCAATTGTTTGTTGATGCAGGGCTAATTGTTTCAACCGCCTTTATTTCGCCTTTTGCCGCCGATCGTGAAATAGCGGCGAAGAAACTTGGCGCTGGCGAGTTTATTGAAGTATTTATTGATACTCCGATTGCCATTTGTGAGCAACGAGACCCTAAAGGGCTATATAAGAAAGCTCGCGCTGGAGAGATTAAAGACTTTACCGGTATAGACTCAACTTACGAAGCACCTGAAAACCCTGCGATTCATATTGATACTAGTGATAAAAGTATTGAGCAATGTGCACAGCAAGTCGTTGATTACTTATTTGAACATGGTTTTATTTAA
- a CDS encoding DHHA1 domain-containing protein, giving the protein MHYDVFNGDADGIIALLQLRLAEPKVSKLITGVKRDIQLLQQVPVNLATSVTVLDISMEKNIAALAGLLAKKVEVFYVDHHRTGLVPNSEYLTELIDTDANTCTSLLVNQHLAGQYALWAIVAAFGDNMLQAAEQLSQQAGLSAQEQAQLKALGIYINYNGYGRSVEDLHIAPDTLFNTLLNYPDPFTLVNEADSIFTLLEQAYLSDMTQAKQAKVLHDDSALQVIELEDAAWSRRVSGVYGNELANLNPNKAHAVFTLNIDNTYTVSLRAPINNKIGAGELCAQFDTGGGRAAAAGINELPKEKLGKFIALVSKYYQ; this is encoded by the coding sequence GTGCATTATGATGTTTTTAATGGTGATGCAGATGGCATTATCGCGCTACTACAATTACGTTTAGCTGAGCCTAAGGTTTCAAAACTGATCACAGGCGTTAAACGCGATATTCAATTATTACAGCAAGTACCGGTGAATCTTGCAACGTCGGTTACCGTGTTAGATATATCGATGGAAAAAAATATTGCGGCATTAGCAGGGTTGCTGGCGAAAAAAGTTGAAGTATTTTATGTTGATCATCATCGTACCGGCTTAGTGCCAAACTCTGAGTACTTAACTGAACTTATTGATACCGATGCTAACACTTGCACCAGTTTGTTGGTCAATCAACATTTAGCGGGCCAATATGCGCTTTGGGCTATTGTCGCGGCATTTGGTGATAATATGTTACAAGCCGCTGAGCAACTATCACAGCAAGCGGGTTTATCAGCTCAAGAACAAGCACAATTAAAAGCGTTAGGCATTTATATTAACTACAATGGCTACGGTCGAAGCGTTGAAGACTTACACATTGCGCCTGATACTTTATTTAACACGCTACTTAATTACCCCGACCCATTCACCTTAGTCAATGAAGCTGATTCAATATTTACCTTACTTGAACAAGCTTACTTAAGTGATATGACCCAAGCTAAACAAGCAAAGGTTTTACATGACGATTCTGCATTGCAGGTTATTGAACTTGAAGATGCCGCTTGGTCTCGCCGTGTAAGTGGAGTTTATGGTAATGAGTTGGCCAACCTCAACCCAAATAAAGCCCATGCAGTTTTCACGTTAAATATTGATAATACTTATACAGTGAGCTTGCGTGCACCTATAAATAATAAAATAGGTGCTGGTGAATTATGCGCTCAGTTTGACACCGGTGGTGGTAGGGCAGCTGCCGCAGGGATCAATGAATTACCGAAAGAAAAACTTGGTAAGTTCATTGCGTTAGTGTCAAAATATTACCAATAA
- the galE gene encoding UDP-glucose 4-epimerase GalE, which translates to MSLLITGGTGFIGSHTVVELLALDKDIVIVDNLSNSSTLVLDRIKQITGKSVTFIQADICDHQALTNVFQQHNIEAVVHFAGLKAVGESSEIPLSYYHNNVSGSVTLLQVMSEQNVKNLVFSSSATVYGENNPSPLDETMPTSATNPYGQTKLMIENILFDLARSDEQWSIACLRYFNPIGAHDSGLIGENPNGIPNNLLPYVSQVAVGRLAQLQIFGDDYPTTDGTGVRDYIHVVDLAQGHVKALEKLSEIKGCVPINLGTGNGTSVLEIVNTFKEISGQDIPYNIAPRRAGDIATVYADANVANTLLNWHAKRDLATMITDTWRWQSQNPNGFE; encoded by the coding sequence ATGAGTTTGTTGATCACAGGTGGTACGGGTTTTATTGGTAGCCACACGGTTGTTGAATTGCTCGCGCTAGATAAAGATATTGTTATTGTTGATAACTTATCGAATTCTTCTACGTTAGTACTTGACCGTATTAAACAAATAACAGGTAAGTCGGTGACATTTATTCAGGCAGATATATGTGATCACCAAGCATTAACAAACGTTTTTCAGCAACATAATATTGAAGCGGTTGTTCACTTTGCTGGTTTAAAGGCTGTTGGTGAGTCGAGTGAAATACCGCTAAGTTATTATCATAATAATGTTTCTGGTTCGGTAACGCTTTTACAAGTTATGTCTGAGCAAAACGTGAAAAACTTGGTGTTTAGTTCATCAGCAACGGTTTATGGTGAAAATAACCCTTCGCCACTTGATGAAACTATGCCAACGTCAGCGACTAATCCTTACGGCCAAACCAAACTCATGATAGAGAATATTTTGTTTGATTTAGCCCGAAGTGATGAGCAATGGTCTATTGCTTGTTTACGTTATTTTAATCCGATTGGCGCGCATGATTCTGGCTTGATTGGTGAAAATCCTAATGGTATTCCCAATAATTTATTACCTTATGTATCACAAGTTGCCGTTGGCCGATTAGCCCAGTTGCAAATTTTTGGTGATGATTATCCAACAACTGATGGTACAGGCGTTAGAGACTATATTCATGTTGTTGATTTAGCCCAAGGCCATGTTAAAGCGCTTGAGAAGTTAAGCGAAATTAAAGGCTGTGTACCGATTAATTTAGGTACAGGTAATGGCACGTCAGTTTTAGAAATAGTTAACACGTTTAAAGAGATTTCAGGACAAGATATTCCTTATAATATTGCGCCACGACGCGCTGGAGATATTGCCACGGTTTATGCTGATGCTAATGTTGCTAACACCTTACTGAATTGGCATGCAAAGCGTGATTTAGCAACTATGATCACTGATACTTGGCGCTGGCAGTCACAAAATCCTAATGGTTTTGAATAG
- a CDS encoding HDOD domain-containing protein, whose product MYFYAARQPILDIDKNLFAYELLFRDSIINVFPDIDGDEATTKMIEASNFNLGISEFTGNKPAFINFTLETLIKGYPETLTTEELVVEILETVKPGKKLLSICKDLHEKGYTIALDDYIHQPVWQHFYPFIHIIKIDWQDTTLEIIKEVKAAIVDFPHIKLLAEKVETYEQYNQALELGFVLFQGFFFAKPEMVKTKNLSPSQIAMAELLYETSKTEVDLASITAVFEHDVTLSYKLLRYANSAIFKRRTEISTIKQALVTLGSAELKRFLGLMFAANINPEKPSELINAAMARAKFCDLTAKDVKSPIDQAIAFLTGLLSLIDAIVDEDLESILTKLPLAQEIKDTLLTREGDMAALIMLAEFIERAEWSKTSVIMKRLGLEKASVLQHYNEAIAWADEQTMANY is encoded by the coding sequence ATGTACTTTTATGCAGCTAGGCAACCCATCCTAGATATAGATAAAAACCTATTTGCCTATGAGCTTTTATTTCGCGACAGTATAATTAATGTCTTCCCTGACATTGATGGTGACGAAGCAACGACAAAAATGATCGAAGCCAGTAATTTCAACCTTGGCATCAGTGAATTTACAGGGAATAAACCTGCTTTTATCAATTTTACTTTAGAAACCCTAATTAAAGGCTACCCTGAAACCTTAACTACTGAAGAGTTAGTAGTAGAAATACTAGAAACGGTAAAGCCGGGTAAAAAATTATTATCAATATGTAAAGACTTGCATGAAAAAGGCTATACCATCGCACTCGATGATTATATTCATCAGCCTGTTTGGCAACACTTTTATCCCTTTATACATATAATTAAAATCGATTGGCAAGACACTACATTAGAAATTATAAAAGAAGTAAAAGCCGCTATTGTAGATTTTCCACATATAAAGCTTTTAGCAGAAAAAGTTGAAACTTATGAGCAATATAACCAAGCATTAGAGCTAGGTTTTGTGCTATTTCAAGGTTTTTTCTTCGCCAAGCCTGAAATGGTAAAGACTAAAAATTTATCACCATCGCAAATTGCCATGGCAGAATTACTTTATGAAACATCAAAAACAGAAGTAGATTTAGCCAGTATTACCGCAGTTTTCGAACATGACGTGACGTTATCATATAAATTATTACGTTACGCAAATTCTGCGATTTTCAAACGTAGAACTGAAATCTCAACAATAAAGCAAGCACTAGTAACATTAGGCTCTGCTGAATTAAAACGTTTTCTTGGTTTAATGTTTGCAGCAAATATTAACCCCGAAAAACCGTCTGAACTTATCAATGCAGCAATGGCTCGTGCAAAGTTTTGTGATCTAACGGCTAAAGACGTTAAGTCACCTATAGACCAAGCTATTGCCTTTTTAACTGGCTTACTGTCATTAATTGATGCCATTGTAGATGAAGATTTAGAAAGCATTCTAACTAAGCTACCACTTGCTCAAGAAATAAAAGACACCTTGTTAACGCGCGAAGGTGATATGGCCGCTTTAATTATGTTAGCAGAGTTTATTGAGCGCGCTGAGTGGTCAAAAACATCCGTAATAATGAAAAGACTTGGTTTAGAGAAAGCTAGCGTACTTCAACATTATAATGAAGCCATTGCTTGGGCTGATGAACAAACCATGGCCAACTATTAA
- the putP gene encoding sodium/proline symporter PutP: MAIGTMISLALYFAVMLGIGLYAFKKSTSDVSGFMLGGRSLGPGVTALSAGASDMSGWMLMGVPGLMYTVGLSSVWISLGLILGAYLNYLIVAPRLRTYTEMANDSITLPDFFENRFADSSRALRITSSIVIILFFTLYTSSGIVAGGKLFESSFGLSYEVGLYVTAGVVVLYTLFGGFLAVSMTDFVQGCIMFVALVLVPVVAISDVGGTDAMLTTIEQLNPEFLDFFSGVSLIAIISAMAWGLGYFGQPHIIVRFMAIRSVDDLPTARRIGMSWMIVALFGAMATGFAGVAYVAKTGLAVNDAETIFILLGQVLFHPLIAGFLLAAILAAIMSTISSQLLVTSSSLTGDFYQAFLNKDASEKQLVLVGRVSVAAVALVAIFLAYDRDSSILTLVSNAWAGFGAAFGPLVIMSLYWKKMNRHGALAGMLTGAITVLIWIYAPITINGQSLSSVMYEIVPGFIVASIAIVTVSKMTTKEQPEIEALFDQVAAKH, translated from the coding sequence ATGGCTATAGGAACAATGATTTCATTGGCACTATATTTTGCTGTAATGTTAGGAATAGGTTTATATGCGTTTAAAAAGTCAACCAGTGACGTTTCTGGTTTTATGTTGGGAGGCCGTAGTTTAGGCCCTGGGGTAACAGCCTTATCTGCTGGGGCTTCAGACATGAGTGGTTGGATGCTGATGGGCGTTCCTGGACTTATGTATACAGTAGGTTTGAGTAGTGTTTGGATTTCACTCGGTTTAATCCTTGGCGCGTATTTAAATTATCTCATTGTTGCACCAAGATTAAGAACCTATACCGAAATGGCAAATGACTCTATTACCTTGCCAGACTTTTTTGAAAATCGCTTTGCTGATAGTTCTCGCGCACTTCGTATTACTTCCTCAATCGTTATTATTTTGTTTTTTACGCTTTATACCTCTTCAGGTATTGTTGCTGGCGGGAAGCTGTTTGAAAGTTCATTCGGGTTAAGTTATGAAGTTGGTCTCTATGTAACCGCAGGCGTTGTTGTGCTTTACACGCTGTTTGGTGGTTTCTTAGCGGTAAGTATGACTGACTTTGTTCAAGGCTGTATTATGTTTGTTGCTTTGGTGCTGGTGCCTGTTGTAGCAATATCAGATGTTGGAGGTACAGATGCAATGCTGACCACCATTGAGCAATTAAATCCTGAGTTTTTAGATTTTTTTAGTGGCGTCAGTCTTATTGCTATTATATCTGCTATGGCTTGGGGACTTGGCTATTTTGGTCAACCGCATATTATTGTGCGTTTTATGGCTATTCGCTCGGTAGATGATTTACCAACGGCAAGAAGAATAGGCATGAGTTGGATGATAGTTGCGTTATTTGGCGCTATGGCAACAGGTTTTGCTGGCGTAGCTTATGTTGCTAAAACAGGTTTAGCCGTAAACGATGCTGAAACAATATTTATTTTATTGGGACAAGTACTTTTTCATCCACTTATTGCTGGTTTCTTACTTGCTGCGATATTAGCGGCAATTATGAGTACCATTTCTTCACAGTTGTTAGTGACGTCTAGTTCGTTAACAGGTGACTTCTACCAAGCGTTTTTAAATAAAGATGCTAGTGAAAAGCAACTTGTTTTAGTCGGGCGTGTATCGGTAGCAGCGGTAGCACTTGTGGCTATTTTTCTTGCTTATGATCGAGATAGTTCAATATTAACTTTGGTAAGTAATGCTTGGGCCGGATTCGGTGCAGCATTTGGACCTTTAGTTATTATGAGTCTATATTGGAAGAAAATGAATCGTCATGGCGCGTTAGCCGGTATGTTAACAGGCGCTATTACTGTATTAATATGGATTTATGCGCCGATTACCATTAATGGCCAGTCTCTCAGTTCGGTTATGTATGAAATTGTACCTGGCTTTATTGTGGCAAGTATTGCAATTGTAACGGTGAGTAAAATGACGACAAAAGAGCAACCAGAGATAGAAGCATTATTTGATCAAGTTGCTGCCAAGCACTAA
- a CDS encoding DUF3379 family protein, with product MDDLQFRRSILADPKSRDDAIYAAIKNDPAKQKFVQETEHLDNKIAQAMNIPVPDDLVNKLILRQTLASHQQQKSKTRVRLAMAASVALVMGLTANFMMFSSTYKNLADYAIAHVNYEAKHFSNTAEPTVTLASLNEKMAVFKGSFDSTFGTLIFADYCRFDGNKSLHLVFQGQSSPVNVFILPDDKDLEFVANFEDAKLRGKSLHFNHSNIVVVGDKNEPIKQWQERVNKNITWSI from the coding sequence ATGGATGATTTGCAATTTAGACGTAGCATCTTAGCCGATCCCAAAAGTCGTGACGATGCAATATATGCCGCCATAAAAAATGATCCGGCAAAGCAAAAGTTTGTTCAAGAAACTGAGCACTTAGATAATAAAATTGCACAGGCAATGAATATACCTGTGCCTGACGATTTAGTTAACAAGTTAATTTTACGTCAAACGTTAGCTAGCCATCAGCAACAAAAAAGTAAAACCCGTGTGCGTTTAGCCATGGCTGCTTCTGTAGCACTAGTAATGGGGTTAACAGCTAACTTTATGATGTTCTCTAGCACTTATAAAAATTTAGCTGATTATGCTATTGCCCATGTTAATTATGAAGCAAAGCATTTTTCTAACACTGCAGAGCCAACAGTTACCTTAGCATCATTGAATGAAAAAATGGCCGTATTTAAAGGCAGTTTTGATAGTACCTTTGGTACACTCATTTTTGCTGACTATTGTCGTTTTGACGGTAATAAAAGTCTGCACTTAGTTTTTCAAGGTCAATCAAGCCCGGTTAATGTTTTCATTTTACCCGATGATAAAGATCTTGAGTTTGTCGCTAATTTTGAAGATGCCAAATTACGCGGTAAGTCTTTACACTTTAATCACTCGAATATTGTTGTGGTTGGAGATAAAAACGAACCTATAAAACAATGGCAAGAACGAGTTAATAAAAATATTACTTGGTCAATTTAG
- a CDS encoding sigma-70 family RNA polymerase sigma factor: protein MATKQVRYEALVKALHADLYRYAYWLCHDKHIAEDLVQETFLRAWRALDSLKDEKAAKSWLITILRRENARRFERKRFEMSEYEEATITDVKATSSEQEIENHWLREKIAQMPEEYREPLVLQVIGGFSGEEIATMLSLNKNTVMTRLFRARNQLKEAVDDEPKLRGLHNG from the coding sequence ATGGCGACTAAACAAGTTAGATACGAAGCACTCGTTAAAGCATTACATGCAGATTTATATCGGTATGCCTATTGGCTATGCCACGATAAACACATTGCTGAAGACCTAGTGCAAGAAACATTTTTACGTGCATGGCGTGCGCTTGACTCGTTGAAAGACGAAAAAGCGGCAAAGTCATGGTTAATTACTATTCTGCGTAGAGAAAATGCCCGTCGATTTGAGCGAAAGCGATTTGAGATGAGCGAATACGAAGAAGCGACCATCACTGATGTGAAAGCAACCAGCAGTGAACAAGAAATTGAAAACCATTGGTTACGTGAAAAAATAGCTCAAATGCCTGAAGAATACCGTGAACCATTAGTTTTACAGGTAATTGGTGGCTTTAGTGGTGAAGAAATTGCCACCATGTTGTCATTAAACAAAAATACTGTGATGACACGATTATTTCGTGCTCGCAATCAATTGAAAGAGGCCGTAGACGACGAGCCAAAATTGAGAGGTCTACACAATGGATGA